A single genomic interval of bacterium harbors:
- a CDS encoding iron-sulfur cluster carrier protein MrpORP, translating to MKLHETLDFSPIVREHAQNPRNNGPLSAFNGHARITGPCGDTMEIWLLVRDHKVKKVSFSTDGCEPAIASGSMTTCLAIGKSVTDAAAMGQQDILHALGGLPAEVEHCALLAANTLKAACEEYLHNEHLKSDKASSRAGATCDTCSDSSCSASRRRSDENDEEYRERQKLEQRLCRISHKIVVMSGKGGVGKSTVAVNLAIALARSGKKVGLLDVDIHGPSVPTMLGLEFGSVNGRGEDLLPADLDGLKVLSLGLFLSNQDDAVIWRGPMKTGVIRQFLKDVAWGDLDFLVVDSPPGTGDEPLSVCQLLGRVDGAVIVTTPQKVAAVDVRKSISFCRQMQVPVLGVVENMSGFACPHCGQVTPILRTGGGRRIAEDMKVPFLGSIPIDPKIAESCDDGHAFLSHYADSPTAKIMQEIIQPIKALDGLGGDEMESLNKNEEYLKTKEDISMRIAIPIADGKLSMHFGHCGHFALVDVDPAAKKILKREDIEAPPHQPGLLPPWLGERGATLIIAGGMGQRAQNLFAERGIQVIVGAPAETPERLITDYLAGTLEVGDNVCDH from the coding sequence ATGAAGTTGCATGAAACCCTGGATTTTTCACCAATAGTGCGCGAGCATGCGCAGAATCCGAGAAACAATGGACCGCTGTCGGCATTCAACGGTCACGCCAGAATTACCGGACCCTGTGGTGATACCATGGAAATCTGGCTCCTGGTTCGTGACCATAAGGTTAAAAAGGTGTCCTTCTCCACCGACGGATGCGAGCCGGCGATTGCCAGTGGAAGCATGACTACCTGCCTGGCTATTGGAAAAAGCGTCACGGATGCGGCCGCTATGGGGCAGCAGGACATTCTCCATGCTCTGGGAGGGCTGCCCGCCGAAGTCGAACACTGCGCCCTGCTGGCGGCCAATACCCTGAAAGCCGCCTGCGAAGAGTATCTGCACAATGAACACCTGAAGTCTGACAAAGCCTCATCCAGGGCAGGGGCAACCTGTGATACCTGCAGCGACTCATCTTGTTCCGCTTCCCGCCGCCGTTCGGACGAAAACGATGAAGAATACAGGGAGCGCCAGAAGCTTGAGCAGCGGCTGTGCCGGATCAGCCATAAAATTGTGGTGATGTCAGGCAAGGGCGGGGTCGGGAAAAGCACCGTGGCCGTTAATCTGGCTATTGCCCTTGCAAGATCGGGGAAAAAGGTCGGACTGCTGGATGTGGACATTCACGGGCCCAGCGTGCCAACCATGCTTGGCCTGGAATTCGGCTCGGTTAACGGAAGAGGGGAAGATTTACTCCCCGCGGACCTCGATGGACTGAAAGTTCTGTCCCTGGGCCTTTTTCTCTCCAACCAGGATGATGCCGTTATCTGGCGGGGACCTATGAAGACAGGGGTTATCAGGCAGTTCCTCAAGGATGTGGCCTGGGGAGACCTGGACTTTCTGGTGGTTGATTCACCACCGGGCACCGGCGATGAGCCGCTGTCCGTCTGCCAGTTGCTCGGCAGGGTCGATGGAGCGGTGATCGTCACCACTCCGCAGAAGGTCGCGGCAGTGGATGTGCGCAAGTCCATTTCCTTTTGCAGGCAAATGCAGGTGCCGGTACTGGGCGTAGTGGAGAATATGAGCGGATTCGCCTGTCCGCATTGCGGCCAGGTTACACCGATCCTGCGTACCGGAGGTGGACGGCGCATTGCCGAAGACATGAAGGTGCCCTTCCTCGGCTCTATCCCCATAGACCCCAAAATCGCTGAATCCTGCGACGATGGCCATGCTTTCCTTTCTCATTATGCCGATTCCCCTACGGCAAAGATCATGCAGGAAATTATCCAGCCGATCAAGGCGCTGGACGGACTGGGCGGGGACGAGATGGAATCGCTGAATAAAAATGAAGAATACCTGAAAACCAAGGAGGATATATCCATGCGGATCGCTATTCCCATCGCGGATGGAAAATTGTCGATGCATTTTGGCCACTGCGGGCATTTCGCCCTGGTCGATGTGGACCCGGCAGCAAAGAAGATACTGAAACGTGAAGATATAGAAGCCCCACCGCACCAGCCTGGACTTTTACCGCCCTGGCTGGGGGAGCGGGGAGCCACGCTCATCATCGCCGGCGGTATGGGCCAGCGCGCTCAAAACCTGTTTGCCGAGCGGGGAATCCAGGTAATAGTGGGCGCTCCCGCCGAAACTCCCGAACGGCTGATTACCGACTATCTTGCCGGAACACTCGAAGTGGGTGATAACGTCTGCGATCATTGA
- a CDS encoding ATP-binding protein produces MSSAPQSPVTVRQLVVISGKGGTGKTSLTASFACLAGETVVADCDVDAADLHLVLTPKVRERHEFRSGHEAVIRDADCIQCGACRENCRFGAITVRDRAAGSRPEFAIDPIACEGCGVCVRFCPAQAIDFPERLCGEWMVSDTRCGPMVHARLGTAAENSGKLVSVVRRKAHQLAEESGFPLVIVDGPPGIGCPVIASVTGASLVVIVTEPTVSGEHDLERVLALTRHFAIPALVCVNKWDLNPAMTERIENKARLSGAQAAGRIRYDRRVTKAQLETLAVVETDAAAAEDINQIWNKVMSLGGLDVSAGR; encoded by the coding sequence TTTGCCTGCCTCGCCGGTGAAACGGTGGTCGCTGACTGTGATGTGGACGCGGCGGACCTGCACCTTGTCCTTACGCCGAAGGTGCGGGAGCGGCATGAATTTCGAAGCGGTCATGAAGCCGTGATCAGGGATGCGGATTGTATCCAATGCGGTGCATGCCGTGAAAACTGCCGCTTTGGAGCGATTACTGTCAGGGACCGGGCAGCAGGCAGCAGGCCGGAGTTTGCAATTGACCCCATAGCCTGTGAGGGTTGCGGGGTATGTGTTCGCTTTTGCCCGGCGCAGGCCATTGATTTCCCGGAACGTCTTTGCGGTGAATGGATGGTGTCGGACACCCGCTGCGGTCCGATGGTTCACGCCCGTCTGGGTACGGCAGCCGAAAATTCCGGCAAACTGGTGTCGGTTGTCCGCCGAAAAGCGCACCAACTGGCCGAGGAAAGCGGATTTCCTCTGGTAATTGTGGATGGCCCGCCAGGTATCGGGTGCCCGGTAATCGCCTCGGTGACCGGAGCATCCCTGGTGGTGATCGTGACCGAGCCAACCGTATCGGGCGAGCATGACCTCGAACGGGTCCTGGCACTTACGCGACACTTTGCCATCCCGGCCCTGGTTTGTGTAAACAAGTGGGATCTCAACCCCGCGATGACAGAACGGATCGAGAACAAGGCGCGCCTGAGCGGCGCACAGGCGGCAGGCCGCATCCGGTATGACCGGCGGGTAACAAAAGCCCAACTGGAGACCCTCGCCGTAGTCGAGACGGATGCTGCGGCTGCGGAAGATATCAATCAGATTTGGAACAAGGTGATGAGTTTGGGAGGTTTAGATGTATCTGCTGGGAGGTAA